In Candidatus Polarisedimenticolia bacterium, a genomic segment contains:
- the rimI gene encoding ribosomal protein S18-alanine N-acetyltransferase: protein MLPRDLPEVVAIERDTFPIPWTHANFLHEIENNPFACNRVVRSSSGGVEAYASTWIIDAEVRINNLAVSAGSRRQGRGEALLRHLMEVGRGLGCRRISLEVRPSNTAALRLYAKLGFQEVGRRRNYYTDTHEDALVMRASL from the coding sequence ATGCTCCCCCGGGACCTTCCGGAGGTCGTGGCCATCGAGCGCGATACCTTCCCGATTCCGTGGACCCACGCCAACTTCCTGCACGAGATCGAGAACAATCCCTTTGCCTGCAACCGCGTCGTCCGCTCTTCCAGCGGCGGCGTGGAGGCCTACGCGAGCACCTGGATCATCGACGCCGAGGTGAGGATCAACAATCTCGCGGTGAGCGCCGGATCGCGCCGGCAGGGACGCGGCGAAGCGCTCCTCAGGCACCTGATGGAGGTCGGCCGGGGTCTCGGATGCCGTCGCATCTCGCTCGAGGTGCGGCCCAGCAACACCGCGGCACTGCGCCTGTACGCCAAGCTCGGCTTCCAGGAAGTCGGACGGCGCAGGAACTACTACACCGACACTCACGAAGACGCGCTGGTGATGCGGGCTTCTTTGTAA
- a CDS encoding phosphatidylserine decarboxylase: MRIAKESMPYLVVGLTVALAAAALGFPFLSGGAFALSAFVAYFFRDPRREVPRDPDAVVSPGDGRVVEVHRDETGRTHIAIFLSLFDVHINRAPAAGTVRKLDYRSGRFLPANHGKAGIENERNEMTLETEHGEIRLAQIAGVIARRIVCWKRVGDRVEAGERIGLIQFGSRLEVVLPAGIPAAVAVGDRVQGGSSILARNPAAAAVQERRLEEASTR; the protein is encoded by the coding sequence GTGCGGATCGCCAAGGAGTCGATGCCCTACTTGGTGGTCGGTCTGACTGTGGCGCTGGCCGCGGCGGCTCTTGGATTTCCCTTCCTTTCGGGCGGTGCCTTCGCCCTATCCGCATTCGTCGCCTATTTCTTTCGGGATCCCCGGCGTGAAGTCCCGCGCGATCCGGACGCCGTCGTCTCCCCCGGAGACGGCCGGGTGGTCGAGGTGCACCGCGACGAGACCGGCCGGACCCACATCGCGATCTTCCTCTCCCTTTTCGACGTTCATATCAATCGCGCCCCCGCGGCCGGGACGGTCCGCAAGCTGGACTACCGCTCCGGACGGTTCCTTCCCGCCAACCATGGAAAGGCCGGAATCGAGAACGAGCGCAACGAGATGACCTTGGAGACGGAGCACGGGGAAATCCGCCTGGCGCAAATCGCCGGCGTGATAGCCCGTCGGATAGTATGTTGGAAGCGGGTGGGAGACCGGGTGGAGGCCGGGGAGCGTATCGGCCTGATCCAGTTCGGCTCGCGCCTGGAGGTTGTCCTCCCCGCAGGAATCCCGGCGGCGGTGGCCGTGGGGGATAGAGTCCAGGGTGGCAGCAGCATTCTTGCAAGGAACCCGGCGGCGGCCGCGGTCCAGGAGAGACGGCTTGAGGAAGCGAGCACCCGGTAA
- the pssA gene encoding CDP-diacylglycerol--serine O-phosphatidyltransferase gives MRKRAPGKIRFRRGATLPSVLTSVNLFFGLISLLKSIGGEYSLAALLIALALVLDGLDGLVARLTGTASDFGRELDSLSDLISFGVAPAVLAYCWGLSDLGRPGMVAAFGFVLCGALRLARFNIQTSSTDRRHFVGLPIPAAAGALAALVYYYPRPVQDPVMGILVWLLMVTLAILMVSKMRYRSLKELDLKARRPYPVLLLPILILLAIFAWPEQVLLGMAFLYILSGVVPRGLFSAKGDGREGTTPVQATHGHGSP, from the coding sequence TTGAGGAAGCGAGCACCCGGTAAAATCCGATTTCGTCGCGGGGCCACGCTCCCGAGCGTCCTCACCTCCGTCAACCTCTTCTTCGGCCTGATCTCGCTCCTGAAGTCGATCGGGGGGGAGTATTCCCTGGCGGCGCTGTTGATTGCGCTCGCCCTGGTTCTCGACGGCCTGGACGGTCTGGTGGCGCGGCTCACCGGGACCGCCAGCGATTTCGGTCGGGAGCTCGACTCGCTCTCCGATCTGATCTCCTTCGGCGTCGCTCCGGCAGTGCTGGCTTACTGCTGGGGTCTGTCCGATCTGGGCCGGCCCGGCATGGTGGCCGCTTTCGGTTTCGTGCTGTGCGGCGCCCTGCGGCTGGCTCGGTTCAACATCCAGACGAGCAGCACGGACCGCCGCCACTTCGTCGGACTGCCGATTCCCGCGGCAGCGGGCGCGCTGGCGGCGCTGGTCTATTACTATCCCCGCCCGGTACAAGACCCGGTCATGGGCATCCTGGTCTGGCTGCTGATGGTCACCCTTGCCATCCTCATGGTTTCGAAGATGCGCTATCGCTCCCTCAAGGAGCTGGACCTGAAGGCGCGAAGGCCGTACCCGGTCCTTCTCCTGCCGATCCTGATTCTTCTCGCCATCTTCGCCTGGCCCGAGCAGGTGCTCCTGGGCATGGCTTTCCTCTATATCCTCTCGGGTGTCGTCCCCCGCGGCTTGTTCTCGGCCAAGGGAGATGGGAGAGAAGGCACCACCCCGGTGCAGGCGACGCACGGCCATGGCTCGCCCTAG